ggtggggagggagaaggggagagaaataaaaaaaacaaaaaatttaaaatttaaaataaatacataaaaattgctgttctttattaaaaaaaggtGTTATGTAACAAAAATGTGGATGGTGaaatttgttttttggtttttcttccaTTGTTCCTCTCCTTATGGAAGTAAGTTCactgggagaaaaagaaaaacatttaaattgtTACGATCCTCCCTCTATTGCGGGCTATCTTAGATCACATAGGAagaatttcatgtttttaaagaCATGCTCAGACTTCCCATATAGTCCTTTATGCTGAGAGCTATTATGTTATTATGCCAAAACAGTGGAgaacctgaaaaagaaaatgatctttgaaaggggtcagaaagaaaGCTCTTTTTGGGATGAGATGGTAACATGGATAGGGAAGATAGCAGTCGAAAAAGATGACCAAGGAACAAGTTAGATGGATTCAGAATGGAGTAGTAGTGACAGAACCGCACGTGAATGGAGGATGGGCAGATAAAGGTTTGCCTTCCCACAAAACTTTTTCTGTACTACTCTCTATCATATTTATGTACATGTCCTATAGTGCAAGAGGAAATATTAAGTTCCTTGGGGTCAGGATCCATGTCTGATTCCTCTTTGCCAAGGCTGACTGAACACGAGGTGTGTGCaatgattatgtgattttatgCTTCTGCTTAAAAAGCAGGGCATTCTCTTATGCCATAGCATTACATTTTTCCCAGACAGCCTATGTGTAGTACGAGTCAAGGAAACACCTTACGTTTTGCTTTGACCCATACACAATAGAACTTTATGAAAAAGCTTAAGTTTCTTATCTTTGGAAAGGTCTTGATGGTAGAGCAAAATATTTACCAGGTATTCGATTTCTGTAGAAGCTGCAAGTCTTTATAATCACTAATATATTATCTTGTCGAAAATTTACACTGCATTAATAGTTTTAATTATGTTAACACCTCTTAATTGAACTGTTTCATTTCAAAATGGAATAGAAACAACTATTGTATATTTCATTAAAAGGTGCAACTCCAGTCTACTGTATTCACTCATGTGCCCACATTTATTCCTATGGAGTAAATTAATGGATGAGAAGTCTCTTTGGTGTGCTGGGAGCTCCATACAAACACATGGTCTTAGTGTTATTACTGCTATTTAATACAAAGCATTTTAGAATTAGGACTTAAATTCAGAGAGCCCAGCAAATGAGTATATTTAAGCAACCTTTGAATATCTGAAGATGAGATCACATTTGTGTCAGAAAATGGAAACAGTTGACTCCTGTTGGTATCCATTctgatttcaaaatctgaaagaaaagaactgataTTAATTTTTCAAGCACTACTTAAAATGACTGTTTCAAAATGTACACTACTACTACCAGTACTAATAATAACAGTAGCCAAAAGACAATAagagcttactatgtgccagatactagTCTGTGAATTTACATGTATAATTTCATTTACCTATGAGCTGGTAActattattattgccattttgcaaataaggaaactgaagttgATGCCTAAATAGTGCTAGTAAGGAACAGAATGAGAATCCAAACTCGGGAAACCAGAGACAATGTTCTTAACCACTACACTAACCTAATCTTTTgtcagaaggaaaaaaggagactTAAGTAAGATAAAGGAAAATCACACGAAGTCTCATACCAATATGATAATTATGTGGCAACTGTACATCTTTTGCAAAGTATTCTTCACCTCCCAGAAGACTGCTTAGCACCTCTTCAACTTTTGTATGTGGATATAATGGTGCTGATGGCCGCTGTGGCAGTGCTATGTCTATGAACTTGTGATAAGGAGTATCATCAAGTTCTAGACAAGTATTCAAAATATGAAGCTTGTGAGCATTCCTCTCCTTGTCACCTAAAATATATGTACAAAgaaacatgaatatatacatgcactacatacatacacacatatatacagcTAAGACAAAATATTAGTGCCACAGCCACAAAACTGAATTAATGTATCAATATTTCTAGTTATACATTTCTTAGGAGAACTCTCTAGTCTCCCTAATTCCAGCAGTGTTTAGATCAATGTCCTATACTTGATACTGTTTTAAAGTTTAAGATATCTTAAAGAGATGATTCAGTTTAAATTGCTCAAGgtacagaaaaagaagaaatatccaGGAATGTTAAAAGCCTCATGATAAATCAAAGGTAAACTTGGGACTACCTCTCCAGCTCACCTGACTCACACTTCAAGGCTGCTTCCCCTAAGTATACTGCTTGAAAATTCAGCACATGATATTGATTCTTCACAATTAATTTTCGACTTTCATAAcacaataaaaagcaaataataacAACTACTTTATTCTCAGATGTATCACCAAATTTTGTATTTCTATCCTGAAATTGCATTTTCCTTGTTAAATATTAAAGAGCAAAAGTCAACAATTAATTTGGTTCAAAGAGTTAATAAACCCATTAATGTATTAACTATCTGCTCTAATAGGCTGTGCCCTTATTACAGGCCATGAGTGACCAAATGTTTATAGCTGCAAATGTTGGCTTAAGTTGCCTTCCAAATGTGATATGTAAAGATTAGGAAATGAAAATACTTCCAATCAggcataaaaaaacaaatttaacatTTAGTTTTTGCTActaaagagtaaataaaagcaataatgaTGTGTTTCTCATGCTTTCCTTCTATACGTATGATCTGTCATTAAAGGAGGCTCCATAAATTAGTTGGTTTGACTGATAACTTcactattatctttcttttctttggtaGCATGTACTCTGCACTTTGTAACTAACATTGCTCCGACTGAAACCCCATTCAGACACACAAGACAGCTAGTGTCTTGTGTGTCTTGTTTGGGGCCTTGTTTTGGGCCCCAATAGACAATGGCATCCTACCTGATGTCAGCAGCTCActgataatgtccttttggaGAAGCTGATTAACAGGGGCCAGGGGGAAATGATTCATCAGgcaaaatgagaacacagcattcAACAGGCGTTCAGAAGAGATCTCATGAAGACAACCAACCAGAGCACTGGCCATAACATCTAGGAACCTTCAAGGGAACAAAGAAAGACCAGTttccaaatataaataaaaggtaaGGTCATGGCTGAGTTGGTGAGGGGCCACAGAACCAGTGGCTTTAAGGAGTCCTAAGAAATGAGATAAGAACATTAGACTGCAAATATCATTCAGAACAGGTGGTTATAATAAGGACATATCAGTAAAAGTTGGTCACTGCTATATATCTTGCAAGGGACAAATGCTTTACAGGTTTTTATTGCCATTACAACTCTGAGgggtatatattattattattctcatgaTAATGATAAGTAAAAAGGTTCAGAAAGGTTGAGTCACTTATCCAAGGACACAATCAGAAAGTAGTAGAGAGCACTGGAACCAAGACACCAGGTTCCAGAGCCCACCCTTTTAACCATTTTGCTAAATTTTTACCATGAGTGTATTTATAGGGCCTGGGACAGCCCTGTAAAATTATAAACAATTAACATTCTTTAGTTATCAATACCCTGGGTTAAAAAGTGCTTCACACTTGGTCCTACCATCCAGAATTAGTGGTACACAGTATATAATAAAGTAGGTCAACACAGATGAAGAGAGGAAAACTAACAATCGCTAAGTTAGGTCACTTGCTCAGAATGATATACCTAATAATAGCACATATATCCTTTGAACAAAGGTCAGTCTGACTTCCAAGGAACATGCTATCTtatcattatgtttttaaaaaaagacatacacaTAAAGTACTGTGACAGTGCAGAGGAAGCAAAGCAGACAGAGTAGTTTTTGGGGTAAGCAGAATTTCAATGGATGGAAAAGATAGGAAAGGGGAAGGTCATTTGTAGCTGAACAAAGAAATGGAGCCCTTAAAGTACATAGTGTGTGAGCTCTGGTGAGGAACTAATGAGGTGAAGGCACAGAGCAGTCAGTCTGAAGCAAAGGGCAAATATCCCCTGAAATAACTCATTACTAATgagattacaaaggaaaatgtttGAGAAAAACTGGCAGGTACCATGAGTAGAAGCAGATGGGTGTGGGAGGCAGAGATGATGTAGGCTATGGCAAGTAGAACTAGAGAAGTTacaatgggagagaaagaatgtAACAGAACCTAAAGACAAGAGTGAGGCAGCCCTTATTAAACTGATAACTGACTGAATTTGAATTTGAGGTATGCAGCAGAAAAGGACAAGGTTGCAGCTGACTAAATTTGGACCCTGGGTGGTGATCACCTTTCCAGTCTTATCATACCCTACTCCTTTACTGAACCTCATGCTTTAGCAACCCAAAACTGCTTGTCCTTTTCTCCATGACATGCTTAGAGAATCCCTCCTGCTcagattttcttcccttcttacCTTCATTTTCCTAACTCCTATACATCTTTTAAGGTAAGCTAAGGTACCATCTCCTCCAGGTAGCATGTCCTGGCTTTCACCCTGACCCTTTGCTTCTCTAGGCTAGGTTGAGCATCACTCTTCTGTCTCCATATATCCTGCATAAAATCCTATCATTCCAGTTCTCAGATGGTTTTTAATTACCAATTCATGTGTCCACCTTTCCCATTACACAGACTCTTCCAACAAGAAGGACTGTGTCTTATTCATCTTAGTTCCAAATACCCAGGTGTTCGGTAAATGTTTGCTGACTACACAAACAAATAAGCTCAGAAGAGGAAGACAGGAGGAGTGTGTTAGTTCAAAAGGATGAGTCAAGAACAAATGAGCTGAGTTACAAATTACTGAACTTAAGACTCTTGTAAGATGTGTATGATAATATGCAAAATGCAGACTGAGGTCTATAGTTCAGGAGCACACTAAAACCAGTCATGACAACTAAAAATGTCCTTAGACATTGCCAAACATTCCTAGGAGGCAAAATCActcccagttgagaaccactagGTTCGATGAAAGCAGAAAAGAGCGACAAAAAGACAATGTTCATGATCTCCCTCCTTTATGGGACTAGTGTTAACATTGCCCCTTTATTCCAATTTTATTGGAccaagttatttcttttttttttttttaaagatttttatttatttaattcccctcccctcccccagttgtctgttttctgtgtctttttgctgcgtcttgtttctttgtccgcttctgttgtcgtcagcggcacaggaagtgtgggcggcgccattcctcggcaggctgctccctccttcgtgctgggcggctctccttatgggtgcactccttgcgcgtggggctcccctacacgggggacacccctgtgtagcacggcactccttgcgcgcatcagcactgcgcatgggccagctccacacgggtcaaggaggcctggggctggaaccgcgggcctcccatgtggtagatggacgccctaaccactgggccaaagtccgtttccccaagttATTTCTTAAATTGCCTGGAGTTGGCTAAAAAAAATCTCCCCAATCACCCAATATTTGTTCTCCTATTTCCATGGAATCCAACAGGTTGTTTCCAGAGCTCTGACACTCCTTGTTGACAGTATTCATCTCAAAAGTACTGGAGGTACTAAGGAGTCAGCCTCATAAGAAAACCGAGCCAGGGGAGTAAAGGAAGGTTGAACATTGGGGACATTTTTcaacctactctgtgccaggccttGTGTTAAATTAGGCATAATGGGAACCTGGATATGACCCTAGAGCTTTCCAATTGAGCAGCAGAAACAGACTTATTGACAAATAATTATACCCATGTAATCAAGGCTCCATCAGAGATTTATATAAGAGGTAACAAGCACAGAGGCACGGGCAGAGATAATTAAGGAAGGCTTAGGAAATGGAATATGTCAGTTGAGTATTATAGAAGGAATGGCAGTTCAACGAAGAATATAGTGAGCAGCTGCTTTATAGTTCGCCCAGTACTACTTCTTTGATTAATCATCCCAATGGATGGGCATGTGGACAAACTCAGCCAATCagattctttcttttggaaatctGAATCTTGAGTGAAGACCACAGGGAAAGTGACAGTCAAGTCGCTTGATGGCAAAGGGTTGGCTTGTGAATTCTTGCCACTGAGATCTTCAGAACGGCCCTAGTTTTTCACTCCAAGATACCTGTGATctatactaatttttttttaatctaacatttatATAGTATTTACTATGGCCAGACACTGTTTTAAGAACTTGACAGAGAATAAactttaatccttacaacagccTGTGATTAGAAAtaactattatctccattttaacagatgaagaaactgagacacagggATAAGTAACTTGCCAAATGTCAAGTAGCTAATGAACAGCAGACCCAGGATTCAAACCTAAGCAAGCTGTCTCCAGATTCTGTGCTTTTAATTATTCTTCTAACAGATGACACTTCATATGTGTTTCTACTTTAATGAATTCAAGCTGttataggaaagaataaaagaTGTTCTGGGTGGAAGGCAGAGGTATGGAAGAGCATGGCATATTTGAGGAATAGCAGTATTTAATATTAGAAATGTATGGTTGTGGTTAAAGAGAGAAGATTAGAAAGCAGTAGCTTAGAAACTAATGAATACTTAAGATCAACATTCAGCTATGAACTCAGGAGCTGAGGGGATAAGCTGGGAAAGTTTGAAATGAAAACTCCTATTTGAATTaacaaatatatcttaaaccacaATAAGACCAACAacaggaaaagtaaaataaaacaaaattctgcTTAACTTCATTAATGAGTAAGGAATACTAATCACGGCTATGAATATGTCCCTTTGTGATAATTTACTGAGCTTCTGATTTGTAATCTTTTCTGTAATTTTTGTGCagcaataaaaaagtaaaaatataacaaGCACATACTCTTTGTTCTGGCATTTCTGGAAGTGGTTGagagaagaatatatatgaagAATAGGGACGATGCTTTTAATGTTTAAGAATTTGTATTCATCCACTACTTTCTTCATAAACAAGTCCATCAATTCAATAGGTCGAAAGCCaaagttttcaaataaaataaggagaaagagaaccttttaaaaagaggaaaaaaaaaaggtaaaactcTTTAATATGTTAAtagcaatcttttaaaaaattttaaacagcaaaagaACTGTCCTGATCAACAAAATATTCCCTAAAAAGGAACAATTAACTTTTTTCTCACCAAATCTGTTCCATTAATTCTTGCTTCTGGCACTGGGTTAAAAAGCAATCCCTTTTTATAAGCTGAGAATTACAGCATACAATGGTTTCCaatcttctttttcatttaaaaataaatcctatCCTTTTCCTACAACAGAGCTGAATcctatctttaaatatattttttctgaagTTTTTCAAAACCAATTCAATCTTGAACTGTTCCCCCCCAAATCTAAACACTTCCTAGATTCTAATATATGAGAGAACTCAAAAATGTCTTATGTTCAATGTCaacttttataaatgaaaatggaggtacatatttagaataaaaataaactttccaGTTTACTTCCTATTTCCCTCTTGGGTCCTCCCACAATTAAACTTCTCTTTCCAAAATCAATTTCCATGGTAACCTCAATAATCACTTTGGTCCCCAAAGTCTAGAGATCGATCATGTTTATCACTTACTTCACTGCAAAAAGTTTTTACCGACTGCTTCATTTAGATGTTTATATTATTAATACCGTCCCCAAATTTAAAGGCTTTTACTCTGGAGGAAACAAGTAAACTTTCCAGGAACAGAAAATAGATATAATCATTAAAGTACTAACATTTCATTCTTCAAAAAGCATAAGCCTGTCATATCAGCCACCTTTATTATTCTAAATCTGACAAGCAAAAAATGGAAATGCAGAAATTTTGGCTATATATCTAACTAAAACACCACAAAATCTTTTGAAACCAAGAGAAGTACAAACTTTtcacaatataatttttttcagataGAAAGATGGTCAAGAGATCAAATAGTATATTAACAAGTAACCCCCAGACAGAATTAATAAGGAGCTAGTTTTTCAAGTCAATTTAGATAGGGTGCAATACGGcaaatctgtattttatgcatggtttttctataaatctacaacttcactaaaaaaaaagtaacttagTTAAGTACTAGAATACTTTCGGTATCTTAACTTCTATAATGTTGAAATGGCAATACTTAGaatgttaaatgaattaatatgctTCTTGAAAAGTTTCTGAGGCTTACTGTGAACTATATACTCACTTGTTTCAACTTCCAGAGTTCAAAAGTTGTAGTCACATAATCTGCTATTCCCTCGAAAAGATCTATGTTATAGTATCGAAGATCTTTGCAGGATTGCATTATGCTGATCAATATCTTAAAAGGACACCCATGGATATTACCTTTAAGAATGagttacataaaaaaacaaaaattacacaATGGTTTTGAAGGTAAGATTCAAGATGCtcaatacttttatttctttagaaaaaatagcattatattttgtaaataaggctataggcaaaaataaaatttagatgtAACCATATCATTAGATATTTCTCATATGAAAACAAagcatttaaaacaaacaaaataagtaCAGTCCAAAACAATAGGTTAGATGCTATAactcattaagaaaaaaattccccttACCTATGACCATTTTACTGCATTCATTTAGAAGTACAGTAGAACGGTGATTCATGGCGGCTAATACTGCAAACATACGCTGGCTATTCAAAACAGAAAATCTGTCTAATTCCCTCAAGGCTTTcatctaaagaaaaacaaacaaatttaaatGATCATTTGTGGCAAAATAAATtaaacttctattttttaaataaaaaggataaagTTTGAGCAAAATGATTCagacatatatttgtaaatatttatatgtacAGAGAAATACGCATGTATTTCTATTTTACTTATACAAAGCTAAACCCAAAAGCCCAATAATGTCCTCATAAAAAACTGACTTTAAGGAGCAATAGCTGGTCACAAGAAATATCATTTTCAAATATCACCCACTAAAGGAAATTCAAAAGGTGTTTAACCTCCAGTTTCTTTTTAAGAGCAATAGGTGCATCTTTTCCAACACATTTCATCATGGTTTGCAACGTGAAGATACGCTCGATTTTCCAAACTTGCTGATCAACCAGAAGCCTGTCATAAAACACAATAAATATCACAATCCTACAATCTCAGAACTAAAGAGAAATTGTAAGAGTACATTTGATCCCGCTCTTATTTCTTATAGACAAGGACTATGAAGCCCATAGAAATGAAGTGATCTACCTATTCAAGAAAGCCTAAACAGTGAAAGATCCAGAACCAATCAAGCACGACTTCCTCCCAAATTATTCTCTTTATTAATGAACAAATCACATCAAATGATTACAAAAAGATATTCAAAAGCATAGTCAATGAAAAGTGAAATTAAGTATTATTCTTACTGACATTGGATCAGATGcatcaattttataaattataaaactcAGGTTCCTTGTTAAGCTGTGCCAGGGTCATGTAACCCCCAGATAGTGACCAAATAACATTTATGAATtgtatataaatgtcaattggtCCTCTATCCGTATCAGTGGTATGTTTTATGATGTTAATTTAGATCTCCATGTTACTCACACCTTTTTTATGGTGGACTCTAAAAGAAGTATtagtttcagttttacttgatcCAGGATCAGGATTTCTAAGGTTAATAAGGTATTAAAGACTATAACAACTATCAACAAAACTCCCACCCACATCCCTCCCCATCACCAAAAGGAGTAAAGCTTCATCTCAATTCCTTATGCCAGACAGAAAACCACATGAACAAAGTGTAAGAGAGTTCTCACCGTAATCCTGCTCGAAGAATGTCTACATTCTTGCAGGGCTCCAATGCCTCTAAAATAGCTGACAGAACCGAAAGACATCTCTCATCACACTCATTCATACGCTCCTATTGAAATATAATGACAAAAGCAGCACAGGTGATAAGCCCACAGTAGACTATCTCGCCCAAGCAAAATGATCTGATGCTTTCAATTAAAGGATTAAGTATCAAACCAATAATTCACACTGAACAGCATCTTTGGAAAATAAGATGTCATATTTAAGTGAGTTTTCCAAATAACTGATATTCATACTTTTATGTATCAACACTTTTTTACATTCACCATTATCACTGAAAATCCATTTGATAGTGATTCTATTCCTTGGCttctggaagaatttgtatcaaaccttttttttttaaacctctccTTAGGACTCAAGGTCATTACGAAAATGATAAATATGGCAGTATAAGAACTGCTGAGGTATACAGGGCAACTTGCCCCTCCCTAAAGATCCTTAGATGGCTGTGCCCTTACAATTTCCCTATATTCTTTCCTGGATATCAAGTTGTAACTTCACTTGTGAATCTTCTGATTCATATTTGCTGCCGTGTTTAACAACTCACAGAATAGCTGTGATTATATCTGAGAAAACTTAGGTGAAAGAGGTAAGATATTTTGCTAAAACTACGTGACAACAAGCCACAAAGTTCTCGAGTCAGAACCAGATAATAAGAAATGGATATGgctctaaaataaaaaaaggtttcATTCCCAAGGGAGGGTTTCCACAATAGCATTCCATCAGTAactgctttaaaaacaaagacaacctGGCTACGTGCTTGAAGAGCAAATTCATTAATGGCACCTTGTCCTTACATCTCTGGCTAAAATGTCTTTACAACATTCCAATCATATGTATACAGAAATTCTGACTCCAAATATCCACTGCTCATAATTCCTCATTAATGCAGATACTATGCTGATGGGAAAACCTGTCCAAAGGCTAGAAGAAGCATCACTGACCACGTAAAGTGACGTGCCATAATCACTTTCAAATAACCATGCAATGAACTAATATCTAGTCTACCAAATAAACACAGCTATTCTGTGATTTAAACAGACATGCATACACACAAAATCTTGGTTGAACACAAAATAAGAATGACAGTATGCTCTAAAAATTCTCATACAGCTAGCTATAAACCCAATCTTTAAATTCTACAGCTAGACTGAATATATGTCAGGTCATCCTCAAGAAATTCCTgcctttttaataattatttaattatgaTCACTTAGTTTAGATGTCTATTGATGTATCCActcttaaaatgtaaataattactTTAATGAGATAATCTTTTCTTATCACATCTGGCACTATTTTAATAACATCAATCAGGACACTGGTCTCCCCACCTTTTCTTTCCAACTAAAAGTGGCTCCTTCCAGCCAATTTCACCCTTTCTCCAATCCATTTTCCTCTCATTTAGGGATCCAAAATACAAATCCGAGCATGTTGGTCTTttgcttaaaatccttcaatgGATCCCCATAGcctaaaatccaaactcctcagCCAGGCATAAAAGGCTTTTTATGATTCAGCCCCTATTTTCCAGCCTCACATCTTGCCACTGCACCCCTCATACCTCCCCCTTGACCACCACATACACAACCTTTCACTCCTCTGCATTCCCCCCTAGCCCCAACACACACACCCATCATTCTGTACCTCAGCCACACCAAACTACTTTCAGCTCTTCAAATGTGTCAAACTTTTGCTCTGGGATGTTCCCACGCAACACCGTTCCCTTGACTGCCACAAAACTGCTGGTCAACCCACAGACTCAGTTTGGACATCATCCTGTACTGGGCTTGAATACCATCTCTATCATGGACTAGGTGCTTGTTCATTAACTCAGCAATTAGTTATCTAGCACATACAGTAACACTAACAGATATGTGATGTTGAGTTATTTAAGCTCCTTAACTCtcagtttactaatcagtaggaTGAGAATAAAAATACCTACTTTAAAAAGGCTATACCGAAGATTACAGGACACAATTCTGTAATCAAACACTCCACATATCTCTGTCTCAAACACTAACCTTGTATTCTATTCTTCCCAACTTATCTTCCCAGAATGAAAGTCTTCTCCTGACTAGATTGGAAGTTCCTGTTACATACTCTCAAAagactctatttttctttctttgctctgaaAGTTCTATGAGGTAACAATTTTGttcaaaattttattctttaggGTCTTGCATTCCCTGCAACACAGTAAATGTATGACTCATTCAATGACTGTTGGCTATCACTACTTTTGTAATTGCCTGCATAACATATCTTCCTCTTTAGATTTTAAGCTTCCTAAGGGaactattttttatattcttataaCCCTAGTGACAAGCACAGTAACTGGTACATAGttgatactcaataaatgtttacttcATAAATACATAATTCCACAATCCATGTTGGTAGAAACACCTCACCTATTccctattgtagcagtttgatatggttatgaattccaaaaatagatattggattatgcttgtgatctggtctgtacctgggcgtgattgagctatgattggggctttgattgggccacttcattaggacactgagttcctgccccttgtgggtggtgactcacagataaaaggcatggcaaaggacacagttgagggttcttaatgttggagttttgatgttggagtttgatgctgaagtcttaagctggtgcCTTGGCAAGTAAGCACGCAGAGGGAAAAggagcaagctccaggaagaaaggaaccttgaacccagagagaagcaagaccctggaagggaggaacccaggaaacctgaacccttgcagacatcagcagccatcttgctccaacacatgaacatagactttggtgagggaagtaacttatgctttatggtctgttatctgtaagctcctaccccaaataaatgccctttataataACCAaacgatttctggtattttgcatcagcactcccttggctgagtaatacacctATATACCTAAAAGCATAGGGAAAGGAGAATAAAAACACCTGGCAGTCTGAATCTCAACTCTGCCATTCACTAGCTAACTTAGCCAAGATTATATAATATTGCTGAGTCTCTCAAATGCAAAACTTGAGGTAATATCAATGTTGCAGGCCTGATGACAGGATTAAATAAGATTATATGAGGAAAGGGtctaggtactcaataaatattagctccATTCCCTTCATCTACCCAGCTTTTCCTTGTATATCTTACATGTGTCCTCACTTTAGCCTCTTCACTACTATACAACCctggaaaaggaaaacagaagagaatttcacaaaaaaataaattttcacagCAAAAAAGACGAAAGACCTAGTTAACTTAAGGTCCCTGAATCCTGTAATATATATGCAGAAATAAGTATAAACAAAACTACCATTCCATTGATAGTCTCTTTCAAGGAAGTTAAATCTCCATTCCTTCTCATTCTTTCAAGATATGTAACCTAAGTAAAAGTTTAATTCTCCTTTTGATTTTACCTGGACAATTCTCAACAAAGTCTGAATCAGAAGAGTGTTCTGAGGAATTCCAAGTTTCACCATAGCATGAAGGCTGAACAGCAGGTGGTCACAGTGCAAGATCTTGGCTTCTCTCATCATCTGTTCACACAGCTTGCTAAACGCAGGATGGTTGAACATCAGTTGTTTTTCAAAACGCACCTGGTCATCAGACATCCTTTTGGCAATTGTCCACATTACTGA
The nucleotide sequence above comes from Dasypus novemcinctus isolate mDasNov1 chromosome 7, mDasNov1.1.hap2, whole genome shotgun sequence. Encoded proteins:
- the FASTKD2 gene encoding FAST kinase domain-containing protein 2, mitochondrial; this translates as MNNKAGSFLWNFRQLSALVLTSRRTVRLDPLRFCRSKIVNPNWNPRNLFNDLDNGMQSSVRYLFQDALLFKSGEYDFQMKDISTVPTVTVDRLFCPRRLSFDSKHSLVADGTSDDELKKINFHHDISSEDLLTKETKPIPFNSRKLSQECNSLSDVLDIFSKAPTFPSSNYFSVMWTIAKRMSDDQVRFEKQLMFNHPAFSKLCEQMMREAKILHCDHLLFSLHAMVKLGIPQNTLLIQTLLRIVQERMNECDERCLSVLSAILEALEPCKNVDILRAGLRLLVDQQVWKIERIFTLQTMMKCVGKDAPIALKKKLEMKALRELDRFSVLNSQRMFAVLAAMNHRSTVLLNECSKMVIGNIHGCPFKILISIMQSCKDLRYYNIDLFEGIADYVTTTFELWKLKQVLFLLILFENFGFRPIELMDLFMKKVVDEYKFLNIKSIVPILHIYSSLNHFQKCQNKEFLDVMASALVGCLHEISSERLLNAVFSFCLMNHFPLAPVNQLLQKDIISELLTSGDKERNAHKLHILNTCLELDDTPYHKFIDIALPQRPSAPLYPHTKVEEVLSSLLGGEEYFAKDVQLPHNYHIDFEIRMDTNRSQLFPFSDTNVISSSDIQRVAVLCVPRSAYCLNSTHPRGFLAMKMRHLNVMGFHVILVNNWEIEKLELEVAVTFLKTKIYSTEAIRTADVNVQGTY